The Mycolicibacterium lutetiense genome window below encodes:
- a CDS encoding ATP-binding protein produces MASRVDPEGARRMMDILINLYADRRLAVVREYVSNAVDATRVAGSTAPVQVTSPTELEPNLIVTDAGIGMSAAEVEATFLAFAASTKRDSNDQIGGLGVGAKSALTVAESFLVDTIKGGRRTLVRAARDLTHQVLLADAPSDLPNGTTITVAVEVAGQLDKWNTVIREVSSAHPEGAVLVDGKPVASLSGGLRWIGPVGCLRAGDRTVAVLSGGTLFDAVPEVVNRVLAATRLQAAVIELPIGSFDHTPSRESVVATERTLSAVDAALETFAQVYGDLEEKVATLALTDVHAAATLRASILGDVARADLLPVPFHAVVPGGSGVRFGSEKGRRTNRRRWKIAEAGEVVFTALGAERVLKDVVVVTDVPARRGLRSFATLMAETHSEARWVVPIVEGTDRIDLPILGEGDTATGQVWPISADTPGVTVYSFTEWLAATTTKRAPRSGLSGYETRMVATDGGPQTRQVLTGAEIAALGLPVWYIEGDPHYSHDSRLDSIVAVAVYLGRRKPGPLLAAVPEAQPYHQWARARFDAESAGWTDIERIAAAVDAQPYWTGDKMRLALATDAVARIAPGHPLREMVVRLAEIETARRALSADHATVMARAAVLGVGSGALAEVRQLTTALNKAYPLLDHMRSNVSEFDRRKFVDYIVHTPPRLPTADNASANAA; encoded by the coding sequence ATGGCTAGCCGTGTGGACCCCGAGGGGGCGCGGCGCATGATGGACATTCTCATCAACCTTTACGCCGACCGCCGCCTGGCGGTGGTGCGCGAGTACGTCTCCAACGCCGTCGATGCCACTCGCGTGGCGGGCAGCACCGCCCCGGTGCAGGTGACCAGCCCGACCGAACTGGAACCCAACCTCATTGTCACCGATGCCGGTATCGGTATGTCCGCAGCCGAGGTCGAAGCCACGTTCCTGGCGTTCGCTGCCTCGACCAAGCGCGACAGCAACGACCAGATCGGCGGTCTTGGTGTCGGAGCGAAATCGGCTCTGACAGTGGCCGAGTCGTTCCTGGTGGACACCATCAAGGGTGGTCGCCGCACCCTGGTGCGCGCCGCCCGTGACCTCACCCATCAGGTGCTGCTCGCTGATGCGCCCAGTGACCTGCCCAACGGCACCACGATCACCGTCGCCGTGGAAGTCGCAGGCCAGCTCGACAAGTGGAACACGGTCATCCGTGAGGTCTCCTCGGCCCACCCCGAAGGTGCCGTCCTGGTGGACGGTAAGCCGGTGGCGAGCCTGTCGGGTGGGCTGCGCTGGATCGGACCCGTCGGCTGCCTGCGCGCGGGGGATCGCACTGTCGCGGTGCTGTCCGGCGGCACCCTGTTCGACGCCGTTCCAGAGGTGGTCAACCGAGTCCTCGCAGCCACACGGTTGCAGGCGGCGGTGATCGAACTGCCCATCGGATCGTTCGATCACACCCCCAGTCGCGAATCAGTGGTCGCCACCGAGCGCACGCTGAGCGCCGTGGACGCCGCGCTCGAGACGTTCGCGCAGGTCTACGGAGACCTTGAGGAAAAGGTGGCGACCCTGGCCCTGACCGACGTGCACGCCGCTGCGACCCTGCGTGCCAGCATCCTGGGCGATGTGGCCCGCGCCGATCTGCTGCCGGTCCCGTTTCACGCCGTGGTTCCCGGCGGTTCGGGTGTTCGGTTCGGGTCGGAAAAGGGGCGCCGGACCAACCGGCGTCGCTGGAAGATCGCCGAGGCCGGCGAGGTGGTGTTCACCGCATTGGGGGCCGAGCGCGTCCTCAAAGACGTTGTGGTGGTTACCGATGTGCCCGCGCGACGCGGCCTGCGAAGCTTCGCCACGCTGATGGCTGAAACGCACTCTGAGGCTCGGTGGGTGGTCCCAATCGTCGAAGGCACCGACCGCATCGATCTTCCGATACTGGGAGAAGGCGACACCGCTACCGGGCAGGTCTGGCCGATCAGTGCCGACACCCCCGGTGTCACCGTGTACAGCTTCACCGAGTGGCTGGCGGCCACGACGACTAAGCGCGCACCGCGCAGCGGGCTGTCCGGATACGAGACCCGCATGGTCGCCACGGATGGCGGGCCGCAGACCCGGCAGGTGCTGACCGGCGCGGAGATCGCCGCGCTCGGGTTGCCGGTCTGGTACATCGAGGGCGACCCTCACTACAGCCACGATTCCCGACTGGATTCCATTGTGGCAGTGGCGGTCTACCTGGGTAGGCGCAAACCGGGTCCGTTGCTGGCTGCGGTCCCCGAGGCGCAGCCCTATCACCAGTGGGCGCGGGCGCGGTTCGACGCCGAGTCCGCCGGTTGGACCGACATCGAACGTATCGCTGCTGCGGTGGATGCGCAGCCCTACTGGACCGGCGACAAGATGCGCCTGGCGCTCGCCACCGATGCGGTGGCCCGGATCGCTCCGGGCCACCCGCTGCGCGAGATGGTGGTGCGCCTTGCCGAGATCGAGACTGCACGCCGGGCGCTGTCCGCTGACCATGCCACGGTAATGGCCCGTGCGGCCGTCCTGGGGGTCGGCAGCGGCGCCCTGGCCGAGGTGCGGCAGCTGACTACAGCACTGAACAAGGCGTACCCGCTGCTGGACCACATGCGCAGCAACGTCTCTGAATTCGACCGCCGGAAGTTTGTGGACTACATCGTGCACACCCCGCCGCGATTGCCCACCGCCGACAACGCCTCCGCTAACGCTGCCTGA
- a CDS encoding sigma-70 family RNA polymerase sigma factor, whose product MSTAMHLVKQTDLPKDLPELLTAEQEVELAKRIEAGLYAQFLLAKGASQYTPAQLRLVAADGRAAFEHFVTANVRLSAWWARKRAVRGASALLTVDDLTHEGMLGVIRAVQKFDYTQGFKFSTYALHWVRLHQQRAIAKATPAALSSSDQERCRELLMVTSQLGTDLGRTPSDADVAAVMGVSPMGIAQMRAMMSRAVSLDAPLSLDPPMNGLVVGVSE is encoded by the coding sequence GTGAGCACGGCCATGCATTTAGTGAAGCAGACGGATCTTCCCAAGGATCTGCCCGAGTTGTTGACCGCGGAGCAAGAAGTGGAGCTTGCCAAGCGGATAGAGGCCGGCTTGTACGCACAGTTCCTACTCGCCAAGGGAGCCTCGCAGTACACCCCGGCACAGTTGAGATTGGTCGCTGCGGACGGTCGAGCAGCATTCGAGCATTTCGTGACCGCGAATGTTCGTCTCTCCGCGTGGTGGGCGCGTAAGCGGGCGGTAAGGGGCGCCAGTGCGTTGCTGACAGTCGACGACCTCACCCATGAAGGGATGCTCGGCGTCATTCGGGCTGTTCAAAAATTCGACTACACACAGGGATTCAAGTTCTCCACGTACGCGCTTCATTGGGTGCGTCTCCATCAACAGCGAGCGATCGCCAAGGCAACCCCCGCCGCGCTGTCTTCCAGCGACCAGGAGCGTTGCAGGGAACTGCTTATGGTCACCTCCCAGCTGGGTACTGACCTGGGTAGGACGCCTAGCGATGCCGATGTCGCGGCTGTGATGGGTGTCAGCCCAATGGGCATCGCTCAGATGCGCGCCATGATGTCCCGCGCAGTTTCGCTGGACGCACCGCTAAGCCTTGATCCACCGATGAATGGGCTGGTTGTTGGGGTGTCGGAATGA
- a CDS encoding IS1380 family transposase: protein MQVSHRFAVSSAVFDDAHLVSCAGLVPVMTLADQTGLSQLLADKIRFTCERIRSAAAHPSPKLTTLIAGMCAGADSIDDLDVVRSGGMKTLFGGVYAPSTIGTLLREFTFGHARQLESVLREHLAALCGRVDLLPGADGRAFIDIDSLLRPVYGHAKQGASYGHTKIAGRQILRKGLSPLITTISTDHGAPVIAGARLRAGKANSGKGAARMIAQAAATARAAGVTGQILVRGDSAYGNSTVVTACHRAGVRFSLVLTKTAAVAAAIDAIPETAWTPVNYPGAVRDPDTGAWISDAEVAETTYTAFGSTKTPVTARLVVRRVKDARFLDALFPVWRYHPFFTNSDEPVDAADITHRRHAIIETVFADLIDGPLAHMPSGRFGANSAWILCAAIAHNLLRAVGVLAGGAHAVARGATLRRKIITIPARLARPQRQPILHLPAHWPWTEHWLTLWRNTIGYSPPEIATT from the coding sequence GTGCAAGTGTCCCATAGGTTCGCCGTGTCGTCGGCGGTCTTCGATGATGCACATCTCGTGTCGTGCGCCGGGCTGGTGCCGGTGATGACCCTGGCCGACCAGACCGGTCTGTCGCAGCTATTGGCCGACAAGATCCGGTTCACCTGTGAGCGGATCCGTTCGGCCGCGGCCCATCCGTCACCGAAGCTGACCACGCTGATCGCCGGGATGTGCGCCGGCGCGGACAGCATTGATGACCTAGACGTTGTGCGCTCGGGTGGGATGAAGACCCTCTTCGGTGGTGTGTACGCCCCGTCGACGATCGGAACCTTATTGCGGGAGTTCACCTTCGGGCATGCCCGCCAGCTCGAATCTGTCCTGCGCGAACACCTGGCCGCGCTGTGCGGGCGTGTCGATCTGTTGCCCGGCGCCGACGGACGGGCGTTCATCGACATCGACTCACTACTACGCCCGGTCTACGGGCACGCCAAGCAGGGCGCCAGCTACGGACACACCAAGATCGCCGGCAGGCAGATCCTGCGCAAAGGCCTCTCACCGTTGATCACCACGATCAGCACCGACCACGGTGCGCCGGTGATCGCCGGGGCGAGGTTGCGGGCGGGCAAGGCCAACTCCGGCAAGGGCGCAGCCCGCATGATCGCTCAAGCGGCCGCTACCGCCCGTGCTGCCGGGGTCACCGGGCAGATCCTGGTGCGTGGCGATTCGGCCTACGGCAATAGCACCGTGGTCACCGCCTGCCACCGAGCAGGTGTCCGGTTCTCGCTGGTGCTGACCAAGACCGCAGCAGTTGCCGCCGCCATTGACGCAATTCCCGAGACCGCGTGGACCCCGGTGAACTATCCCGGTGCTGTGCGTGACCCCGACACCGGCGCCTGGATCTCCGATGCCGAAGTCGCCGAAACCACCTACACAGCCTTCGGTTCCACCAAGACTCCGGTGACCGCCCGGTTGGTCGTGCGCCGGGTCAAAGACGCGCGGTTCCTCGATGCGCTGTTTCCGGTGTGGCGGTACCACCCGTTCTTCACCAATTCCGACGAACCCGTCGACGCCGCTGACATCACTCATCGCCGCCACGCCATCATCGAAACCGTGTTCGCCGACCTCATCGACGGACCTTTGGCGCACATGCCCTCGGGGCGGTTCGGCGCGAACTCGGCCTGGATCCTGTGCGCCGCGATCGCCCACAACCTGCTGCGCGCCGTCGGCGTCCTGGCCGGAGGTGCCCACGCGGTCGCCCGCGGGGCGACACTGCGCCGCAAGATAATCACTATCCCGGCCCGCCTGGCCCGTCCGCAACGCCAACCTATCCTGCACCTACCAGCGCACTGGCCCTGGACAGAGCACTGGCTCACGTTGTGGCGCAACACCATCGGCTACAGCCCACCAGAAATCGCCACCACCTGA
- a CDS encoding sigma factor-like helix-turn-helix DNA-binding protein yields MERLSHRERRVISEVFGLDRGEPQSVAEVADKYRLPVVKVRGLIEGAMAKLRGEQQVAA; encoded by the coding sequence ATGGAGCGGCTCTCTCATCGCGAGCGGCGAGTCATCTCTGAGGTGTTCGGTCTGGATAGGGGAGAGCCGCAGTCGGTGGCCGAAGTCGCAGACAAGTATCGGCTCCCCGTCGTCAAGGTCCGCGGGCTCATTGAAGGGGCGATGGCCAAACTTCGCGGCGAGCAGCAGGTGGCGGCATGA
- a CDS encoding DEAD/DEAH box helicase: MTALLQGCSPISDAVPQPRPHQRAALDELADAGERAQLRMACGTGKTLIGPWHALEVGARTVAVFTPSIALVAQTAAEWRRVIPGVRVLAVCSDPTTDAGRAEIGVDGIDPFEGQHDQGGNVTTRAEVVAGFLECAETFGASMSLVVSTYHSSQVVADGIGLTRSGQPLDLVVADEAHHLAGRTNAAFLPVLDSRSVLARRRVFATATPIVLKSRGGAEAIDDLSGASAVARSMDDTGLFGEIAYTLNVGEAVSAGLLADYRVLVTTTTEPAGEATGERAALAALLDVVRRYGVRRILTFHNRVDSARAFAERVSALIDVDGTPIRALAVDGSMHDSERVKILARLADTRMDGITVVASSQCLREGIDVPAVDAVVFADPRTSQVGIIQAIGRALRKHPGKSHGTIVIPLILDPDADDQDQLSTSSYAHVWRVLQGLRAHDSRIGHDIDRARRTGTNGYIDPDVVDWLEVTGSQSGTIITRLLQRTSSVWERNFQQLCDEADRLGSAARITTQSTALGQWITLQRILFRDGMLDEDRRKRLESVNGWRWDAKEASDERTLDRLRAVCTGRGSLDDTSPGDSIFTGYVDGLNRPLRLWVATQLCRYWDNELDSWIAEALRQMPGWDWYPLSEVDQAGVAAFRSFAAWEGHADVPPGHIEDDIDLDAWLGTVRRRKIYGTLPPILESVLLASTPTGRKGERRFLWKPSETHWQIAEMACHQYIAKHGTLARMPIGTVEDVEGKRFELYQWCAATRSRRKRGDLRPQDSAIERFTGWTWGSPGQGGTDMITGPKPGVTDHSTRGFQQGCRCVVCVTENRSYMRRVASERRATYRADWVSAQDVREHLQGLLALETSKDRSDATFTIGAIAAAACVSRGLVSLLVGRAAEPRCSKLHRRILLDLTADDVRAVRTVQRSRGRQGIRDYNAQVDDPEPTWMLLNQAAAAGWTRQQLTAALGYSSTANTPISGKPITIAQAKLVHVWFESLDGDLTPPPLPPAKKPGKKKSPARRNKRVDRAKSVTPDAEAWAKSFLDQGYSVKHSAERSGMPIEFVSTLEKLRR; the protein is encoded by the coding sequence ATGACTGCGCTACTGCAGGGGTGCTCACCGATCAGTGACGCTGTGCCGCAACCGCGTCCGCATCAGCGTGCCGCGCTCGACGAGCTAGCCGACGCAGGGGAACGAGCGCAGCTGCGGATGGCGTGTGGCACCGGTAAGACTCTCATCGGACCGTGGCACGCGCTCGAAGTCGGGGCCCGCACAGTTGCGGTGTTCACGCCCAGTATTGCGTTGGTGGCACAGACCGCCGCCGAATGGCGACGCGTCATACCTGGTGTGCGCGTATTGGCCGTATGTTCAGATCCGACAACGGATGCCGGGCGCGCGGAAATCGGCGTTGACGGAATCGACCCGTTCGAAGGGCAACACGACCAAGGCGGCAACGTGACCACCCGAGCTGAGGTGGTTGCCGGGTTCCTTGAATGTGCTGAGACATTCGGTGCGTCCATGTCTCTCGTGGTGTCCACTTACCATTCCTCGCAAGTGGTCGCTGACGGGATCGGCTTGACGCGCAGCGGACAACCCCTGGATCTGGTGGTCGCTGACGAGGCTCACCACCTTGCCGGCCGCACCAACGCTGCATTTCTCCCGGTGCTCGATTCGCGCAGTGTGCTGGCGCGGCGCCGAGTATTCGCAACGGCAACGCCCATAGTCCTGAAAAGCCGTGGCGGCGCTGAGGCCATCGACGATTTGTCCGGAGCGAGTGCGGTCGCAAGATCCATGGATGACACTGGGTTGTTCGGGGAGATCGCATACACCTTGAATGTCGGGGAAGCCGTCAGCGCTGGATTGTTGGCCGACTACCGCGTCTTGGTGACCACCACAACCGAACCAGCAGGGGAAGCGACCGGAGAGCGAGCTGCGTTGGCCGCGCTGCTCGATGTAGTGCGCCGGTACGGTGTGCGGCGCATCCTGACCTTTCACAATCGAGTAGATTCTGCACGGGCATTCGCTGAACGTGTCAGCGCACTCATCGATGTGGACGGCACACCCATCCGTGCGCTCGCCGTTGACGGTTCAATGCACGACTCAGAGCGCGTGAAGATCCTGGCCAGACTCGCCGACACACGGATGGATGGGATCACTGTGGTTGCCTCGTCGCAGTGCCTGCGTGAGGGCATCGACGTACCGGCAGTCGACGCCGTCGTGTTCGCCGATCCACGCACCAGTCAGGTGGGAATCATCCAGGCCATCGGTCGAGCCTTGCGTAAGCATCCCGGAAAATCCCACGGCACCATCGTCATTCCGCTGATTCTCGACCCCGACGCTGATGATCAGGACCAGCTGTCCACGTCCTCCTACGCCCACGTGTGGCGGGTTCTGCAAGGGCTGCGTGCCCATGACTCGCGGATCGGTCACGACATCGACAGGGCACGCCGCACTGGTACCAACGGCTACATCGACCCGGATGTTGTGGACTGGTTGGAAGTCACCGGGAGCCAGTCCGGGACGATAATCACGCGGCTGCTGCAGCGCACATCGTCGGTATGGGAGCGCAACTTTCAGCAGCTGTGCGACGAGGCGGATCGGCTAGGGTCAGCCGCGCGGATTACCACGCAAAGCACAGCGCTGGGCCAGTGGATCACCCTGCAGCGCATTCTATTCCGTGATGGGATGCTCGACGAAGACCGCCGCAAGAGGCTTGAATCGGTCAACGGCTGGCGATGGGATGCGAAAGAGGCCTCCGACGAGCGAACCTTGGACCGGCTCCGCGCTGTTTGCACTGGTCGGGGAAGCCTTGATGACACGTCTCCTGGCGATTCGATCTTCACGGGATACGTCGACGGACTGAACCGGCCACTGCGGCTGTGGGTGGCGACGCAGCTGTGCCGATACTGGGACAACGAGCTGGACAGCTGGATCGCCGAGGCGCTCCGGCAGATGCCGGGCTGGGACTGGTATCCGTTGTCAGAGGTCGATCAAGCCGGCGTGGCGGCATTTCGCTCCTTCGCCGCGTGGGAAGGTCACGCCGATGTCCCACCGGGGCACATCGAGGATGACATCGACCTCGACGCTTGGCTCGGAACAGTTCGGCGCCGCAAGATCTACGGGACACTGCCACCGATCCTGGAATCGGTCCTACTGGCATCGACACCGACCGGCCGCAAAGGAGAACGGCGCTTCCTGTGGAAGCCATCGGAAACTCATTGGCAGATAGCGGAAATGGCGTGCCATCAGTACATCGCCAAGCACGGCACACTGGCGCGGATGCCGATTGGGACCGTCGAGGACGTCGAAGGCAAGCGTTTCGAGCTGTACCAATGGTGTGCGGCCACCCGGTCTCGGCGCAAGCGCGGAGACTTACGGCCGCAGGATAGCGCTATCGAACGATTCACTGGATGGACCTGGGGTTCACCCGGGCAGGGCGGCACCGACATGATCACCGGTCCAAAGCCGGGCGTCACCGACCACAGCACCCGTGGATTCCAACAGGGTTGCCGCTGCGTTGTCTGCGTCACCGAGAACCGCAGTTACATGCGACGCGTCGCATCGGAGCGGCGAGCGACGTACCGCGCTGATTGGGTGTCCGCACAGGACGTCCGTGAACACCTCCAAGGCTTGCTTGCGCTGGAGACAAGCAAGGACCGATCTGATGCCACATTCACGATCGGTGCGATCGCCGCGGCTGCATGTGTCTCGCGAGGTCTAGTGTCGCTGCTCGTTGGGCGAGCAGCGGAGCCCAGGTGCAGCAAACTGCATCGGCGCATACTGCTTGACCTCACCGCGGACGACGTCCGCGCGGTGCGGACAGTGCAGCGGTCCCGGGGACGTCAAGGCATCCGTGACTACAACGCGCAGGTCGACGACCCGGAGCCCACCTGGATGCTGCTCAACCAGGCCGCAGCGGCGGGTTGGACACGCCAGCAGCTGACCGCAGCGCTCGGTTACAGCAGCACGGCCAACACGCCGATCAGCGGCAAGCCCATAACCATCGCCCAGGCCAAACTCGTCCATGTCTGGTTCGAGTCGCTGGACGGCGACTTGACCCCGCCCCCGTTGCCACCAGCGAAGAAGCCGGGAAAGAAGAAATCGCCCGCACGGCGAAACAAGCGAGTCGACCGCGCTAAGTCGGTGACACCCGATGCGGAGGCTTGGGCCAAATCGTTTTTAGATCAAGGGTATTCGGTCAAGCATTCCGCTGAGAGAAGCGGAATGCCAATTGAATTTGTGTCCACGTTGGAAAAGTTGCGGCGATGA
- a CDS encoding lipoprotein LpqH translates to MIDSSPGSCRYGTKKVGSLITAAAVISLAVAGCGAEPAPVAGDVASTTSRTAAPGPSAATVSVGGVPLDIESAVACSTVGGKVRIVIGTGESKITAIVTDAHEPIVEQVDLGAVDGLTLRYASDVAGSGAVASRSNDAFTVRGSAAAIESDGSTGAVLRSFAITVLCP, encoded by the coding sequence ATGATCGATTCGTCCCCTGGCAGCTGCCGTTACGGCACCAAGAAGGTCGGTTCGTTGATCACTGCCGCTGCTGTCATCTCGCTCGCGGTCGCCGGGTGTGGCGCGGAACCGGCGCCCGTCGCCGGCGACGTTGCATCGACGACCAGTCGCACCGCCGCGCCAGGCCCCAGTGCGGCCACTGTCTCGGTCGGCGGGGTGCCGCTCGACATCGAATCCGCAGTGGCCTGCAGCACCGTTGGCGGAAAAGTGCGCATCGTCATCGGCACTGGTGAATCCAAGATCACCGCCATCGTCACCGACGCACACGAGCCGATCGTCGAGCAAGTTGACCTGGGCGCCGTGGACGGTCTCACGTTGCGGTATGCCTCCGACGTGGCCGGATCTGGCGCTGTGGCGAGCCGCAGCAACGATGCATTTACCGTGCGGGGCAGCGCTGCGGCAATCGAATCGGATGGGTCGACTGGTGCGGTCTTGCGGTCTTTTGCCATTACTGTCCTGTGTCCTTAG
- a CDS encoding NUDIX hydrolase — translation MADTPKHSVSVAGIVVDSDNRVLVIRRDDNGRWEAPGGVLELDESFEDGVRREVREETGLQVDVEQLTGVYKNLSRGIVALVFRCRPVAGEVHPTDEAQDVRWMTRDQVEAAMTPAFAIRVLDAFDGTVHTRAHDGTNLVTA, via the coding sequence GTGGCAGACACACCGAAACACTCGGTCAGTGTGGCAGGGATCGTCGTCGACAGCGACAATCGAGTTCTCGTCATTCGACGTGACGACAACGGCCGCTGGGAAGCTCCTGGTGGTGTTCTGGAGCTGGATGAATCGTTCGAGGACGGTGTACGGCGTGAGGTTCGCGAAGAGACCGGTTTACAGGTCGACGTCGAGCAGCTGACCGGCGTCTACAAGAATCTCAGCCGCGGCATTGTTGCGCTGGTTTTTCGGTGCCGCCCTGTCGCCGGTGAGGTTCACCCGACCGACGAGGCTCAAGACGTCCGCTGGATGACCAGGGACCAGGTCGAGGCCGCGATGACGCCAGCGTTCGCCATCCGGGTGCTCGATGCGTTCGACGGCACGGTCCACACACGAGCTCACGACGGCACCAACTTGGTCACCGCCTAA
- a CDS encoding GntR family transcriptional regulator, protein MKGRHVLQLDGIDKADDRPPYRQIAAILRAAIESRQFAAGERLPSEADLIEHFGVARMTVRQAVQELRGEGLVVSEHGRGVFVQARPPIRRLASDRFARRHRDEGKAAFSVEAEKSGYSPRVDSITVRRQKPGSLVAERLRVPVSDDVVVRSRRYLADGQPIETAVSYIPVAFAAGTAIEQTDTGPGGIYARLEESGHVLARFTEEVGARMPTPDERRVLNIGLGVPVLTVLRTAYDVNDVAVEVCDTVKVAPSYLLEYEFSAR, encoded by the coding sequence ATGAAAGGCCGACACGTGCTGCAACTTGACGGGATCGACAAGGCGGACGACCGTCCGCCCTATCGGCAGATCGCGGCGATTTTGCGTGCAGCCATCGAGTCGCGCCAGTTTGCGGCAGGCGAGCGGCTTCCGTCCGAAGCGGACCTGATCGAGCATTTCGGTGTAGCGCGCATGACTGTCCGGCAGGCAGTCCAGGAGCTGCGCGGCGAGGGGCTTGTTGTCTCCGAACACGGTCGTGGTGTTTTTGTGCAGGCACGTCCGCCGATTCGGCGACTGGCCTCTGATCGGTTCGCACGCAGGCACCGTGACGAGGGCAAAGCCGCGTTCAGTGTTGAAGCTGAGAAGTCCGGTTATTCTCCCCGCGTCGACAGCATCACGGTTCGGCGACAGAAGCCAGGTTCCCTCGTTGCCGAGCGACTTCGCGTCCCCGTCAGCGATGACGTCGTTGTACGGTCGCGGCGTTACCTGGCGGACGGGCAGCCAATCGAGACCGCCGTTTCCTACATCCCGGTGGCTTTTGCTGCCGGCACCGCGATCGAACAAACCGACACGGGTCCCGGCGGTATCTATGCGCGTCTCGAAGAATCCGGGCATGTCCTAGCACGGTTCACTGAGGAGGTTGGAGCACGGATGCCCACCCCTGACGAACGCCGTGTGCTCAACATCGGTTTGGGCGTGCCTGTTTTGACCGTGCTGCGTACCGCCTACGACGTGAACGATGTGGCGGTCGAAGTTTGCGACACCGTGAAAGTTGCACCTTCCTACCTGCTCGAATACGAATTCTCGGCGCGCTAA